CCAGTGCTTACCAATGATGAAGGTTGAGACGTTCACCACTGAGCCAGAGAATTTGGAAGGGTCTGAATTTGGGGGACACAGTATGGCTTTGAGGGaacatttctcctcttcctctggcaGAAATCCAGCCTGCGACTCACTGGTGCTCACAGACTCGTTGTTATCTGTCTCCTCTGTTGTCCTAGCCATCTGGTATGCCAAATTAGGCTGCTCTGGCTGATACCtaggaaaagggaaatgaaacaaagagcATATTGGTCTGGTGCAGGATAGCGTTGGTTTAAAAGCCACACAGATAACCACAGCTGCGCCCCAGATCACCAGCACCAGAACAGGCACACATAACGTCTACACCCTTCTGTTTCAGGGCAGAATCCAAGGAATAACGTTATCATAATGTGAGCAAATATGGTCAGCTATTATCACCTACAGCTTGGTTGTAATGTCAGTGTTTTAAACTGGATAGTGCTCTCTTTCATAAACCCTATCATCTGCATCACCAAAACATGATCTGGTGACGGCAGTGGGGACTagagaaggaagcagcagaCAGACAGAGATAATTGGGCTGTTGAGTCAACTGTGGCAGTTCAGCTCTTGCATTTTGGCACGGAGGTCACTGACTTAACAGATCAGCAGATATTGcaccccagcagctgctgatcACACCCTGCAGCGATATTCCTGGTGCACCATCCTCCTCCATCCCAGTCTCTTCTGCTGGCTTGTCTGCGCCCacacagggaaggaagaggtgAACAAAAAATGGTGATTTTTTGTTGTGTATGTGGACAGGGCCCTGATGCACAGCCATGTGATCCATAAAGAAGAAACACTCTTCCAGCCTCAGCTCTTTTTCACAGGTTTTGCCCGTGACACTCAGCCACATGCCTGACCATTTTGAAAGACAGCTTAAAATTGCTCCTGTGGGGATGTGTTTGCAATGAGGGCATTTGTGAAACACTGCGAATtgagaaatgcagtgaaatCCTTGGCTCCAGGCACAGCAGGCTATTAGTGGCAGGACCTTACAGCTTTGGAAACAATTTAGCTGATACTTCATTAGGCAACCAACAGGGCAGCCAAATCACTGACCAGGCTGCTACAAGATAGGCTATCAGCTCTGCAAATCTACAATGGGGAAAATGCCATAAAATGGGTACAGCagcttgcaaaaataaattaagaagcCACTTACAGCTGCATGGAGAAGAGGGGACTGGGAAATCAGAGGAAAAGTAAGAAGGGCAAGGAAGATTGCCAAGGATTTTCAAGGGGCACGGTAGACAGCACAGGCAGAGAGCAACGGCATTACAGTACAGTGTTGGCCCTTCACCTACTGCAAGACAGTTCTTAGTTTAATGCATTTGCTGTGAGCAGGCAAAAATCCTCCACCAGACTTTGAATATCAGCCGTTGAACACACAGGTATTTTTCAGTGACACTATCTTCAAAATACAGTCCTTGTGGGTAGAGTGCTGTTGCCCATGAGGTGCCAGACAATGAAAATACTCAATTTTCAGCCTAGGTTAAGGAAGCAATGGGAGCTCAGTGCTTCTAAAAAGATATGCACTAAGGCACTGATCCTCCAAACACATGCTCAgcttttttgctgctgctagACTATCCTGAATCCCCATTCAAAACTAAGATGACCTGAAAGTGTAATCCCAGAGGCAACGAGAGTGATGATGACACAGGTATCCAGGACCACCCATCTCTCATCCCTGTGCATTGGCATATCTCCCAGGGCATTCACAGTTCACCACAGCAGAAGTGGCATGGGCCAAGGGTTAACCAAGTTCAGAGGACCCCCTTGCAGATCCAATTAGCACAATCCCGCATGAGCTTAAAGAAACAAGCTCTTCACATGCTTATAGCTGGAGATGTTCATGGTTTTACTGTGTCTATGAAAACTATGAGGGCATCTGATCACTGTGTGGATTTCTGTCTGTGTGGTACAAGAGAGGCTGTTTCTACATCCATACCTCAGTACCAACACACAGGCTGCCACCAAGGAGTAAGCCAGGAGGGTCCCAATGGACATGAGGTCCACAAGATCTTTCAAGTCGAAGAAAAAGGCCATAACAGCTgtaggaggagaggaaggtgagagagggaagaaaaatcagtaacaCAGCATAACATGCACATCTCAGGAATATTAATGACATTGCAGCACATGTGTGACTGGACTTGGCTGGGGAGCTTGAGCTGTCATGAGATGGGGAGAGGCAGGACTTGGTGCATGAACACCCTGAGCCTCACTGGGTGTCCCAGCACAGCCTCACTAGCTGGAACCAGAGGAACCATTTGCTACATGAAATGTCAGCCTATTTGTCTCATATGGGTATGTTCACCCAACTACCAGCACTGAGCAGGTGTTTAAGCCACAGCCTAATTGCTGGAGTCCCCTGGTGCAGCCACAGCACCCCTAAGGCCAAAATTATCTCATGGAAGTAGCTAGAGGGAACAGAGGATGGGCAGCATCTCACTCTGGTGTCTCAGCTCAGCTGGTGCGAAACCAGGCTTGTGTGTGCAATGGTACCAAGCATCAAGGAAGGCATCTTGAGTTAGCACACCTCTTCATGAGGATTTCTAGAAAAAGGTATAGACTGCCATCCCTTAGGGATTATCCTGCTTACAGGCCCTCACCAGGCAACCCCTGGTTGTACAGACCGTTGTATAAAGGTCTTTGGAAGGAGAAGCAAGTAAGCAGAGGGCAGATGTCAGTCAGACATTCAGGCGATGCCACTGGTCGTATGAGAGCACAGGGATCTCAGAGCTGAGCCTGGGCCAACCCGCCCTTAACACACCACCTGGAGCCCAACAACCAACCCAACCTTTACACTCAGCTGGCAAGTGCTATCCCTGCAGCTTTGCGCGAGCTTTGGTCCTAGGCACTACAGATCACTCTGAGGAAGACCTGAAGGAACtgcaaagcatgttttttttactttatctgtctctttttttccccagcctgcACCTGCGGCCATCTGAAAAGGGAAGTGCCAGAGGACCATCTATGAGGAGGCTCCATGGGTCCTGAGGCAGAGGCTGAGCTGTTTCACGGGAGCTCAGAGCCCACAGCAGCAGTTCAGCACCAACTCCCCACCAAACATGTCATTTTCTCACACCGACAGCTCATCCTGCTTTTGCAGCAGAAGGTAAAGAGGAAGCAGCAAGGCTCTGCTCTTTGCTAGGCATTGCGAGGAAGGGGATGGCTGCGAGAAGAGGGTAAGCCATTTGTCCTTGCAGTCTGGGAGGTTTAATTCCCATATTTCTATGGGCTGAGAatggggaggagaggacaggATGGCTGCCAGCTGTGGCTAACTGATTAACAAACGCCTGTGCCACAGGGGCCATCTGTCTGTCTCTGGCTGCTCTGGTGTcttctgctgagctgctacCCACAGGCAGTGAGGTGTCTTCAGCCAAGCCAGGCCAACAGCCACAAGGATGCTGAGGCACCACTGGCTGCCACCTTGCAGGGGGTTAATTAATTTTAAGGCTGGCAGAGCACCCAGGGAGAGGATGAAGGCAATTCTTGGCATGAGACAGGATGTCAGCAATGAGCCCTGAGAAAGAGGGACAGGCACACAGCTCACCTAGCTCCTCCAGGGCATGCCCTGGAAACACAGGGCACCCTCTGGGAAGTCGTGCTGTGCAATACATCCGATTAACAAGTGGGCTAGAGTTAGAAAGACTTATCTGCCCCTAGGATGACCTTATGTCTCCTTTCCACACATTTGTGTAAGTCTTTGGATCTTACCTGCAACCGCCCCTGATGTCAGTGTTGCAATTATTGGagtttttctcttctcattGACTTTAGCCAAAAATTTAAAGAGAAGTCCATCTTCAGCCATAGCATAAATTATTCGAGGCATCGGAAACATGGAGCCAAGGAGACTAAGGACACAGAAGGGGAAATAATCTACTTACATCACCTCCTGCTGAGCACAGgcacacaaacaaaagcaagtttATGGCAGTACAAACAGAGAACAGGTGGCTTTTATTCACTTCAGTTTCTCCTTCAAGGGCTCCTCCCGCACACTCATCTTGCTTATAGCCAGTAACTGAGGTGCAGCTCTGAGATTTTGCATACCTAAACTTCGCTATGGGGCCATAAAACAGCCTGACTTCCAGGCAGCAAAATAGCCGTAACTCCTATGAGCCTCTATGAGTTCCTCACCTGACCGACTATGTCTAAGTTGACCTGAAACAACAGGTCCCTGGAGTGCAGAAGAATATGACAGTTTGcctccagcctgccctgcctcccATCCAGATGGTTGTCTTGCAGGCAACCAGCAGACAAACAGCCCGGGGTATGGTAAGCTTCATATGCTCCAGAAGATGCAGCCTGTACTACCTGACACTAATCTGCTCTCCACCCAGCCAGCCAGGATGTCTTGTGGGCAAACCACATTTGCACTGTGTAGTTGCCTCCATGACTTAGTCACTGAATCTACTTATATTCCAGAGATGCACCTGCTGGGTCTGCTGCTGAGTTTCTGAAGTGACACTGGTCATGTGCATCTCACAAATCTATCACAGGGTGAAATACTGGGCCTTTTGAAGTCAATAGCTCTGAATTTCATCCCTGTCCTCAGCTCTCTTGACCTAGGGGAACATAGTCAAGGCAAAGCCCTGACATGCACCATTTTTTAAAGGAGTTGGAGATACGTTTGCCTTGAGAGATGCACCAAGGTAGAACAGTGTCTCACCTTGTAGAAAGCGCACACAAGGAACCGACAGCCACTGCGTAATTAGCTCCATCCCAACCCACGTATTTAAAGGCATTGGGTAAAGGGCTATTGGTATCCAGCTGGCAATAAGGCATCATGAGCGTCAGGGCAGCTGACACACCAAAATAAGCCACGAAGCAGATGAGCAGAGATGCCACAATGCCAATAGGAATGGCCTTCTGAGGGTTTTTTACCTCCTCGcctagaagaaagaaatttaaatatcaGCTAAATGATGAGCAAGAACTTTATCCCAACCTAGGGCATGCTGGATGGGGATTTTAAAGGCTCCATGGGCAGCAAGGCACTGTTTGACCGTGTGTGGAGCTGCATGCTGCCGATGGCCTGCCGCAGCCTGCTTCTCCCActtctgctgctcctgtcacTCCTTCTGACATAAACATTTCTGGAGGCCTTGTAAACTCAGGCACAGAAGCAATCCACATTAAAAGCTGTCCTTTCCCCAAAAAGGGTTATTTTTACCTCCAATTACTTCTGCTATCCCGATGATGCTGCAGAACACTTCAATGATCACAAGCCATGGGACAAGAAATTATTGTGCAGTTGTAGGGCAAATTCTTGGGTGAGTATTTCAGTTAGCACCTCCACCAAAACTACTAGACAGTGAACACAGCAGCATAGGTACCCAGTTCCAGGGAAGTGCAGTCTTTGCACAGCACCTGGAAATCATAAGGATCTTTGAAAATGCCCCTTTAAAAAAGGGACTTCCTCTAGTTTCTATGGAAAATTTTCAACAACCAAGTTGGGACAAATGTGTGAAACAAAGAACTCCTCAAAATTCAGGCACTGATTAattagaaaacagctttgagCCTTCCGTGTCCTCCAGAGCTGCTCTTGTCTGAAAGCAAGAGCTCCTGAGGTTTTGCATTTCAGGAGGATGAACTGGTAAGCAGAGATCCATATACCTATAAGTCAAAGGCAGATGAATGTGTTTCTCCTCCAAGGAGAGGCTGGCTGGAATAATGGAGCCAGAACTTCTCAAACTCCTTGCAATAAGAGGCAGTACTGCTTTATCTGTCTTTGTGATgatctcttcctctctctgctccAGCTTTGAAGCAACTCAGTTCTTGCCAAATGTGAAATTAAGGATAATCCTTCCTTTATCCAGGGAACTGGGATTCTTCTTAGCCAGGAGAAACACGACAATGCTGATGGTTTCTCTCTTAGGAGGAGATCTCTGAACCTTTGGAGATAAAAACTCCCCCTTATTGTGAGGCACAGTTTTAGGCTGCAGATGACTCCCCAGAGGCTCTCTCTCTGGCTCTTTAAATACCAGTGGagtatttattctttaaataaagcCAGTGGAGCATCTTCAGCTGAAGGCACTGAAGAACCCTACTCCAGAATAACCTGCTGATTAAAGCATCATCTGGAGTTAAGAGGTTCAAACTTCACTAGTCATACAGAGCGTCTGAACCTGGGCCTTCCTGGTTTGCCTAACTGGTAAagcttgctgtgttttctgtggcaTCTGTCCTGCTTAGTGTCATCAGTGACCAACCACGGGACTGGGCCCTGCAGGCAAAGAAGGGAGAAAGCTTGTTTTTTGGATTATATCGTCTAGCTGCCTGCCACAGCAGCTAGAATTCAACACTGAAGCACCCAGGGACTTGGACATACTCCGCACTTTGAGTACTAGGAGCAGCTGAGCTACAAGTATATTCTGGGCTGAGGTTCAGAAGGGTGATGAATGCAGTGCCCTGAATTACTCATTATCTGTGCTGTGCAACATTACCGAAAGCCAACCGGCCAGCAACCCTGTTCATAACCAGAATGAAGACATCTTCCCTCTTACCTGTAGTAGCAATACAGTCAAATCCCACGAAAGCATAAAAACACGTGGCTGCTCCTGAGAGGACTCCTTTCCATCCATAGGGCATAAATCCTCCAACACCGTAgagcttttcttcctgtgtttgaCTAAAAGGCATGGCACTGGGTTAGAAGTCATCCTGGCTAGGTAAGAGTAACAAAACTATTCATGTAGCCCATAACAAAATCCAAAGCTGGAGTTCGAAGGAACACACTCACCCTTTCATGTGCTAGCATACAAATACCAGGCAAAACGCTAAGCCCTACCCACCGCTGAGCTTTGGACTGGCCTGCAACAGCCTGGGGAATGcatggaataaaaatgtttcatggTTTGTTCCCACCACCTGTTTTTGGGGGCAGATAAAAATGTGTTGGCTAAGACCGGGAGAAAATAGCATGACTATTAAAATTCCTCTCCTAATATTACTGCATGTGTGTAGATACACATATTCATTTAAACAtaagcttttgaaaaagcacagtatgtaattctgaaaactgaagactgagaaaactgTAGACGATTCACTTTTCACCTAAGATCGACTCAGATAAAGTGTAGGTGAGCAGACAGAGAGCAGTGCAGGGTGCCATGACTGTCTAAAATCCACCCAATCCTCCACTCTCAACTTCAGAATTCCCTGTGCCAAGTTCATACCCAAACTGTGCTTGCGACcctgagggaggagaggagcctGCACCCCTGATGCACCAAATGCTTTGCTAAGCCTCAGCTGAAGTTCATTCAAGTCAACAGACAAGTACTGATCGCAGGGCACTCTGGATCAAGGCCCCAGATCCATGCGCCTGTGTTGAATCACGTATAACACATCCATCAGTTCAAGTGACTCAGGTCACTTCTTCAGGGAAAAGCCTTTGTAAAGACGAATTAAGGCAATTAAATTAAAGTAAATCCCAAATTTGCAAGTCTTATCAGGTATAACCATCTGAACTCTCTCACAGAAGCTCTGCTGAGATTTGGATGAAAACTGGCCTGTTATTTGAAGAAATAGCACAACCCATAGGTGGATTACTCTGGAAATAATGATAAAGTGAAGTAAACCCCAGAACAGATTTTACAAAAATAGTAAGTGCCATGGGTCAAAGAGCTACAGTTACACTTTGAAGCTATTGCACTAATTGCTCCTTGCATGGGAatagcagcagggaaggaggggggacCTCTCCTACAGAAGCAATTTGTTTGCAGCAGGCTGAATTCTGCAGAGGCTTAATACGTGGCTTGTACACAAGCCAGACTTGACCCAATAACATTTATAAAATCTCACCAGTTTTTGCCAAACTGTACTTCCTTGCAGGCCAGCATAAAGAGTTTAGATAGCAAGCCAGGACTGAGCTGATGTATGTGGAGATATTTAAAGGCCCTTATTCTGTGTTGCAGTCTCAAGCAAAAATGAACAGCCTTGTATCACTGGCAACCCTTGTAAAGGTCCTTAATTTTGATCTTGTATAGGAAGACAGAATTTTGGCCAAGTAGCAAAACGTCATTAAAAATGGATTCATGATATGCTCACTgcaatacattaaaataatttgcaactTGCCTTCATTTTACTGAAGCGTTTGAGACAAGGTCTCCAAAAGGTATAACAGTGCCTCAAGGATATTGCCCAAGTGTCCAAAGAAACTACAGAGCTATACTTGGTCATGGTTTCATGCAGGCACCAGAGCCGTCCTGGTGTAGCCTTGAGTAGGAGGTTGTCTAAAAAGCTCTTTTCTCTCAAATTTGGATGCTGTATTGGTCATGAGGCTGGAAATGGTCAGTTCTGCAGCAAGGCCCACATCGACACAGCCTACCTCCTAGCAGTTTCAGTCCATCAGCACAGCCTGCTTTCAGCGAAGACCCACCGAAATCAGCTTTCTCTCCAAGGTGTTTGGCAAAGGAGGGAGCCATCCCATTCCCTGGTTTTCTAAACTCCACAAACCCCCCTATGAACTCGCCATTGAAAATGCATCAATTTCAgagctgagaagaaaagatCCAACATACTTGTTTCCGTAAATGCTGTAGTTGGTGTTGTAAATGTCCTGTTCAGTCAGCTGCCAGTTTTTAACAGAACCTTTCACAAAGCCGGAGACCATGACAAAGCCGAGAACAAGGATGTTGATGCAGGTGAACACTTTGTTCACCAGGGCAGATTCCTTCACGCCAAAAATTAAAAgccctggggaaaaaatggcagATGGGCAGTCAGGTAtttcaccaccagcagcaggcGCTGAGGGCTTGCAAAGGTAGCCCAGCTCTGTTCACGCTGTGCTTTGCCGAACTATCACATCTCGTTTCTCCACAAAGCCAAGTAGCTCAGGTAAGTCAGGATTAACTCAGAAGGAGGATGAGGACTCCAGCCCAGACATTACTCCTGCAGGATGTGACACACCTTCCCACCCAGCATGCCCATTTGGCATGTGCCCCTGGAAAAGTGATTTGCTAACACAGCTAAGCTGCTTCCAGCACTTTCAATGCCAGCTCTGGTCACCTTATGGCACTATGCTGTGCCACCTAGACACAGCCTCAAACTCAGAGACTGAGAAAACACCACAGGTGGTTTGTCATGAAGGAACATTGTCTTAGAGGTCTTGGCCACGTGCAGAAGTCATGAACAACATTCAGCTTTCCTTAGAAGCAGGGAAAAATATGAGCAGGACTGAATCCAGGAAGACAGCTACTTCTGGTGCTGAAGACACAGAAGAAGGTGGCATGTTGGGAATCCTGTTCACATTTAAATCAGTGGGAGCTTTGCCAGTGAGTTCAGCAAGAGCAGGATTTCAGCCTGCGGTCTTAAGAGCATccatctgaagaaaaacacGTTTATAGGCTTTAGCAATCAGATCTCGCTGGGGCATAGCTCAGCTTCTCAGAACAACAAGCTCTGGTAACTTGCGTTTACTCTTCAGGTGCCTGATTTTCAAGAACCCAAATCTGTAACACAAATCTGAGAAGGTGGCTGAGGGAGAAGGTAAAAAACTTCACACAGGCctgagggagaagaggagcacAACAGGGTGTCCTTATTGCTACTCCAAGGCACCTCAAGGAGAGAGGATCTCCCTGTGCACTCAactttccttcctttaaaataGGAACTAGGCTGAGACAGCCACATCAGAGAAGTGTTTGATAAAACTGCGTACCTGCCCAGGGGAACTTGTAAGGTACAGGTACCTTGTAGAAATCTGAAGCTCAAGACGGTGCAAGCAGAAATAAACTTGTGATGCTCTCATTCAGCAGCTTTTTGTAGAAAAGAATGGTTTgcatcttttttattaaaatccaGGGAATTTCCTCCATGCAGGGGAATAAAACCATTGGTAATCTTATAATATTATGCCTCACTAGTGCTAAAATAAGAAGTCCTAAATTTTGTAAATTGTAGCTGAGGCGAAAGGCCAGATTCTATTTTGAAACTACAGCAATTCATATACAAATgaacaaagaggaaaatcttCTCTCCCATTTAGATGTAGTTCTGAAAACAGGGCTGCTATTGACTTCAGCAGTCCTCGATACAGTCCTAGATCCAAATGCAAACCCAGATGCCAAAGCATCCCTTGCTTATGAGGCCTGTTCCCAGGAGCACAGCTCACACAGTGAAACAGCTGTCCTGATCAGAGTGGGAAGTGTCAGGATGACCTTGTTGAGGTGACACTGCAGCTTCTGCGTTCTGGAAACCACAGAGGGGTACACAAgaagcacttttaaaatttgcctAAATTTGGCAATGCTTTGCAAGATTCAGTTGAAGTAGAGGTAAAAGTTCAGaaggattttaattttccaaattttcaAGACTCTTCCAAATTCTGATCAAAGCCTTGgcacatttttagaaaaaaagaggacCTGACTGTTTATGACACATTTATTTCTCTGGAGTCTTGCGTTCACTGCTGTGAACTGATgcccaaatatatttttttaaaactcaaaacAGTAGTACATGAGGTTGTTACTGAgtcccatatttttttttctcactttcctgACTCAAGATTTGGCAGACTATCAAAACAGGAATAAGGTTGACATAGCAACAGAATGAAATTCTTGTGTAATCGGATTTATGGAGGGAAGGATTAAACTTCCATAATCGATTGAGGATAACAagtcatcttttcttccttatataAAATTTGACTGAAGGTTTTAAAAGTGGGTCCAAAATATTGAGAATGCTCCCCTCTAATTAAAAACCTTGCAAACAGGTTATGCCCCATACTAACTCTACAGCAGCTATATAGGTCAATACAACACTTGTATCAAAGAAAGAGTCTTTAATATGTTGTCCAAAATAAATCAGGACTTTCTGCCTGTTCCAAAAGCATACAATGAAATTACAGAAGAAGGAGGTCCAAGACTCACAAACCCCTGCAAGGTTTTACCTGTTAGGATGATGATTATCACCACAGCGAAGATGTCTGGGTATTTTGCTAGCACTCCGGGAGCATCCATCATCATGTATTTTTGACAAAATTCTTCAATATGCTGGCCTATGATTTCATCAAACGTCGCACTCCAGGCTCTGGCCACGCTCGAGGTTCCTGCCAGAGGACAGCAAGGATGCAGATCACCCTTCGTGGCTGGCACGTGTTCCAAACAGGGGGCACCTTGCACGGCTTTTCGCCATGGAGGGCCTCAAAGCAACCTTGTATGTGCTTCccaggtgctgggagcagccttTCATCTGCAGATCCAGCCCACAGCCTGTATTCATGCCTGGCATCTGCTTTGATGGTAACACACACAGGTGGTGGGTCTCAGACTCCTACTCAGCtgacaagataaaaaaaaaaccttatagTGGTTTGGCTTCTTAGTAGATCTCCACTTTTCCTTAAGATACAGTGTCGTCTGACTTTTTCCTTATGCCCTCAGCAGCCTGAACTTCCCCCAAACCTGGTAATTTCTGCTACTAGAGAGGTCTGAGTCTCTTCTCATACCAGCGGAAACCCCTGGCCGGGTgactgcagcccaggcagagGGGCCTTACAGAAGCCAGCTGGCCTCTGGCAGCACACCACTGGAGCACCAGAGCCTGGACCACTACATTCACCCAGCTCCATAAGCTCTGCACTCCAGCAACATGCAGGTCTGTTCCAACTCCTGGTGCTAAAGCACCCGAGCAGGATAATAATATATCAGATATAATTTACAGGGTATCTGAGCGTAAGTCATCCTACTGCAGGATGCTGGTGGTGATCCCAGCAAGCGGCCTgactcctgcctgcagcaagtGCTTAGACTTCCCCCTCCAGGGCCGCTGTTTGCTGCGGTTCCCAAGAGCACCAAACTACACACAACTTGCCACGGTGAGGACTGAACCTGGGGTCTCAGGATGACCAAGTCTGGGGCATCGTCTGGGCCAGAAGAGTCACGTCAGAGAACTGAAATAGTAACAATAAAAAGCTACTACCAGACAGTGACAGCATTGTGTAAAATAAGTAGGTTTGAGTAATAGTCAACTTCTCCCTCTCCTGTGTTAAAGTGGCTATCATTATACTTCTGTTGTCTTATACAGTATGCTATATATAACAGCATCTAATTGCATTATATAATTACCACTGTACATAATTACCTAGTTAAAAAAAGAGGTTGGTTTGGTTTCGCTTTGCAGAGCAATTCCCCAGAGGATGCTGACAGGACTCGCTTCTACCTAGAACAGTTTGTCCTGACACACTCACCTGTGGGCGGGTGTTCAGGCCCCAACTCTGGCACATGCAATCATGTCAAACAATGTCTGTGCTCACCTACAGCTGATCCCTCTGCAGCAGCGGTGGGCAGCACctgcagcaaagctgggaaTTCTCACTGCCCTGATCCAGCCTTGCAACAGTATAAAAATGAGCTGCAGAACAGATCGGTTTGGAGACTCTTCTGTTCCCTGAGGCAGCAAAGTGCACAGTGTGAATGCTTTTCTCAGTTTAACTTTGGCACGATTTGAGGGAAGACACTATTTCCTTAGTGCTCCTTTTTTTGACCTGGCTCTAATATTTAATGTTCTAGGACAGGAACAACCATCTCCTACATGTATTATATTAGATGCCAGCTGCTTGGATGACAGTTCCACATAACTATCAGCCGTTTATCCTGAACTCTCTGTAACCAACAGCCTTGAGGGAGCGGGGGGGAACCTGACATTATTCCAACATCACAGACACCTGGATAATATCTTAGTGTTGCTACAGAGCATGGTACAAAGACATTTGGCTTGTATCCAGGAGGATTTACTAGTTCTGGGTCAGCATAACCGTGCCAGATTGAGCTGGTTCCTGCCTACAGCACATGGctcccaggagagctgctgagctCAGGTGCAGGGCTCACTGCAGTAACAGGCAGAGATGAGGAGGTCACCACGTGCCCCAGGAAACCCTAGCAGCAGCTACTTGTCAGAGGTGCTGTTACTCCTCATATTACCAGCTCCCACCAGCTTCCAGTTCCTGAAATGCTTCCCACAATCTGTCATGGTTCCCCCAAACCCACACCACCCCAGAAGAAAGTTCACACCAGATCCTAGTCCTGGACaccttcttccttctgtctAGACCATGACCGATCAGTTGCATGCCCATTTTTGCTCATCACCCACCTCCACGACCCCACACCAGTCTTCCCCCAAGCCAAGTCACTTCAATTAATTACAAACTACTGGCCACCCATCCCAGGGCCccaggatttctttttccacccCACAATACTTTCTGAACAGATGCCTGAGAACCTCAGCGTGAAAACACCAAGTTGGCCGAGCATTTTACAGATGCAagctcccaccaccccacctGGTTTCGGTGGCACTGCTTGGCATTTTCTGCAGCatgactgagaaaaaaaaaattggctttcCGCCCCTCTCAACCCCCATCTCGGAACTGCGGACTATGCCTGCCAACATATCTTTCTCCTCTACACCCCCAAAGCTGATGGGACTTGTCCTTGCTCACAAGGGGAGCAATTAGCATGGGA
The Phalacrocorax aristotelis chromosome 1, bGulAri2.1, whole genome shotgun sequence DNA segment above includes these coding regions:
- the SLC7A1 gene encoding high affinity cationic amino acid transporter 1 isoform X2, with product MECKKIINFGNQLVRRKNVDCTLEDSRLSRCLNTFDLVALGVGSTLGAGVYVLAGAVARENAGPAIVISFLIAALASVLAGLCYGEFGARVPKTGSAYLYSYVTVGELWAFITGWNLILSYVIGTSSVARAWSATFDEIIGQHIEEFCQKYMMMDAPGVLAKYPDIFAVVIIIILTGLLIFGVKESALVNKVFTCINILVLGFVMVSGFVKGSVKNWQLTEQDIYNTNYSIYGNNQTQEEKLYGVGGFMPYGWKGVLSGAATCFYAFVGFDCIATTGEEVKNPQKAIPIGIVASLLICFVAYFGVSAALTLMMPYCQLDTNSPLPNAFKYVGWDGANYAVAVGSLCALSTSLLGSMFPMPRIIYAMAEDGLLFKFLAKVNEKRKTPIIATLTSGAVAAVMAFFFDLKDLVDLMSIGTLLAYSLVAACVLVLRYQPEQPNLAYQMARTTEETDNNESVSTSESQAGFLPEEEEKCSLKAILCPPNSDPSKFSGSVVNVSTFIIGFLIVVSCILTALEPSILIKSVWIIATILVLIVSFIIWKQPESKTKLSFKVPLLPLLPVLSIFVNVYLMMQLDLGTWIRFAVWMLIGFIIYFTYGIWHSVEATYAASADAERNTDAGSDSCK
- the SLC7A1 gene encoding high affinity cationic amino acid transporter 1 isoform X1, which produces MSPNTKMECKKIINFGNQLVRRKNVDCTLEDSRLSRCLNTFDLVALGVGSTLGAGVYVLAGAVARENAGPAIVISFLIAALASVLAGLCYGEFGARVPKTGSAYLYSYVTVGELWAFITGWNLILSYVIGTSSVARAWSATFDEIIGQHIEEFCQKYMMMDAPGVLAKYPDIFAVVIIIILTGLLIFGVKESALVNKVFTCINILVLGFVMVSGFVKGSVKNWQLTEQDIYNTNYSIYGNNQTQEEKLYGVGGFMPYGWKGVLSGAATCFYAFVGFDCIATTGEEVKNPQKAIPIGIVASLLICFVAYFGVSAALTLMMPYCQLDTNSPLPNAFKYVGWDGANYAVAVGSLCALSTSLLGSMFPMPRIIYAMAEDGLLFKFLAKVNEKRKTPIIATLTSGAVAAVMAFFFDLKDLVDLMSIGTLLAYSLVAACVLVLRYQPEQPNLAYQMARTTEETDNNESVSTSESQAGFLPEEEEKCSLKAILCPPNSDPSKFSGSVVNVSTFIIGFLIVVSCILTALEPSILIKSVWIIATILVLIVSFIIWKQPESKTKLSFKVPLLPLLPVLSIFVNVYLMMQLDLGTWIRFAVWMLIGFIIYFTYGIWHSVEATYAASADAERNTDAGSDSCK